One Fundulus heteroclitus isolate FHET01 unplaced genomic scaffold, MU-UCD_Fhet_4.1 scaffold_217, whole genome shotgun sequence DNA segment encodes these proteins:
- the ess2 gene encoding splicing factor ESS-2 homolog: MEGSASVRRALSGTLVPATVTTMALCQPEEQEKGKLNRKVLDEEDYIQSLEKIIQRDFFPDVTKLQAQKEYLEAEENGDLERMREISIRYGSSLNKSTPQTSAPYVTPASFETPVGHAGSPSSTYSNKMSDVERKDNDKDEKQLPTLDRFLAKNTSEDNASFEQIMDLADDKDKLKHAWLYEAEAEFKQRHEENLALPSMEKAALECVKAGLETWEYKAKNALMYYPEGVKDDDAIFKKPREVVHKNTRFVGDPFSKALNKSQIQQAAALNAQFKQGKVGPDGKELIPHESPTVNGYGFERTPSPAPGVADSPLMTWGEIESTPFRLDGSDSPYIERNHGPSFKIPEPGRRERLGLKMANEAAAKNRAKKQEALRRVTENLASLTPKGLSPALTPALQRLVNRTSSKYTDKALRASYTPSPSHNVTPCKSPFAGPATPTGTPTPSKAKTPSSQDLTSLTDNLLQLPKRRKASDFF; encoded by the exons ATGGAGGGTAGCGCCAGTGTGAGGAGGGCATTGTCCGGGACTCTGGTACCTGCAACGGTCACAACGATGGCCTTATGTCAACCTGAGGAGCAAGAGAAGGGGAAGCTGAATAGAAAAGTTCTCGACGAAGAGGATTATATTCAG AGCTTGGAGAAGATTATCCAAAGGGACTTTTTCCCGGATGTCACCAAACTTCAAGCGCAAAAGGAATACCTTGAAGCGGAGGAAAATGGAGACCTTGAGAGGATGAGGGAGATATCCATTAGATATGGATCATCGTTGAATAAGTCTACACCACAAACCTCTGCACCTT ATGTGACCCCCGCCAGCTTTGAGACACCAGTGGGTCACGCAGGCTCGCCCTCCTCCACTTACAGCAATAAAATGTCAGACGTGG agcggAAGGACAACGACAAAGACGAAAAACAGCTGCCCACTTTGGATCGCTTTCTTGCTAAAAACACCAGTGAAGATAACGCCTCCTTCGAGCAGATAATGGATCTGGCAGACGACAAGGATAAACTGAAGCACGCCTGGTTGTATGAGGCAGAGGCTGAATTTAAACAG cgcCACGAGGAGAACCTCGCCCTCCCATCGATGGAGAAAGCTGCTCTTGAATGTGTCAAAGCGGGGCTCGAGACGTGGGAGTACAAAGCGAAGAATGCCTTGATGTATTATCCAGAGG GTGTTAAAGATGACGATGCAATTTTTAAGAAGCCAAGAGAAGTAGTGCACAAGAACACTCGGTTTGTCGGAGATCCATTTAGCAAAGCACTGAACAAAAGCCAAATTCAACAGGCTGCAGCCCTCAACGCTCAG TTCAAACAGGGTAAAGTGGGACCTGATGGGAAGGAGCTCATACCACACGAATCCCCAACAGTGAATGGATATGGTTTTGAAAGGACTCCATCACCTGCACCAG GTGTCGCCGATTCTCCTCTCATGACCTGGGGTGAGATTGAGAGCACCCCGTTCCGTCTGGACGGATCAGACTCGCCATACATAGAGCGAAACCACGGCCCGTCGTTCAAG ATTCCCGAACCAGGAAGACGAGAGAGGCTGGGTTTAAAGATGGCTAACGAAGCTGCTGCTAAAAATCGTGCAAAGAAACAGGAGGCATTGAGAAGAGTTACAGAGAACCTTGCAAG TCTTACGCCTAAAGGTCTGAGCCCGGCTCTCACACCCGCCCTGCAGCGGCTAGTGAATCGGACTTCCAGCAAATACACAGACAAAGCGCTGCGGGCGAGCTACACGCCTTCGCCATCGCACAACGTCACTCCCTGCAAGTCTCCCTTTGCCGGACCGGCCACTCCCACAGGAACGCCGACGCCCTCCAAAGCCAAGACGCCGAGCTCTCAGGACCTCACGTCGCTCACGGACAATCTGCTGCAGCTTCCCAAGAGACGCAAAGCCTCAGACTTTTTCTAA